Within Bradymonas sediminis, the genomic segment GTGGTCGAAGACCCTTGGGGCAGAGTCGGCCACGCTTATCTTTGCGGCATCTTATATCAATAACCCCGCCTCGATGTTTGGGCATACGATGCTGCGCCTGGACCGCCGGCCCGACGCCGGCAGCATCCTGACCTCCTATGTGGTGAGCTTCGCCGCCGAACCCTGGACGACCAACCCCTTTATCTACAGCGTCCTTGGCTTGAGCGGAGGGTTCGACGCCCAATTCTCGGTGCTCCCCTTTTATGTGAAGACCCACGAATATTCGTCGATGGAGAACCGTGACCTTTGGGAATATCACCTCAATTTTGAGCCCGAGGAGTTCGAGCGCCTGATCGCACATATCTGGGAGGTTCAGGGCAATACGATTGACTATTATTATCTCGATGAGAATTGCTCCTTTCATCTGCTGACGCTTCTGGAGGTCGCGAAGCCGTCGTTGAGGTTGAGCGATAACTTTCCAGGAGCGGTGATTCCGACCGATACCCTGCGCCAGGTTTTGGACGCGAGCGGACTGAGCGACCGGCGCAATTTTCGCCCCGCGCAGCGCCGACAGATGCTCGCTCGCCGCGCGGCGCTGACTGTCGAAGAGGTGAAGCTCGCCGGGCAACTCGGCCAGGCGGCCAAGGGGAAGGCCGAGGTCTTAGCGGCGCTCCAGGACGCGCCGCCAGCGCGCCAGGTCGAGGTCCTCGACGCCGCGATTGCGCTGTGGAGCTTTAATTATGGCAGCGACGAACAGGCCGATAAATCTTGGAAATACAAGCTCTTAGCCGCTCGTGGTGGTCTGAAGACGACCTCTTCGGAGGTTGAAATCGTCGCGCCGACGCCTCCCGAGGTGGGGCATAAGACGGCGCGCGTGAGCGTCGCGGGGGGCATCGCGGGCGCTCAGGACGGCTTTTTGGAGTTGGGCGTTCGGCCGGCCTTGCACGACCTGTTGACCTCCGATGTGGGCTATTCGCCGCTGGCGCAGATCGAGTTTTTGGATCTTCGGCTGCGCGTCGAGAATTTCGACACCGGCATCGCCGACACCGATATCATTCTGCAGCATTTTGATTTGCTGGAGATCATTTCGCTCTCGCCGTTGGACGCCTGGATCAAGAAGTGGTCCTGGGGCGTCAAGACGGGCTTTGATCGCACGTACCGGGCGCAATGCCCCGACTATGGTTGTTTGGTCTACGATCTGGCGGTGGGCTTTGGCGGGACGCTCGAATTTGGGCCGCTGGCGCTCTATTCGTTGCTCGATGGCGAGGTCGCGCTGGGGTCAACGTTTGAGAATAATGTGAGGCTTTCGGCGGGGCCGCGAGTGGGTGGGTTGCTCGCGCTGGGGTCGCTCGCGCGGGTGCACCTTGAAGGGCGCTATCGCTACCCATTTTTGGGGGAGGAGCGATGGATGAATCCGATTCCCTGGCAGGGCACCGCGCAGCCGCCCTGGTCGGCGAGGGTGACGGTATCTTTTCAGATAAGCCGAAATTTTGAGGCTCGGCTCAACGCCGTGGAGGGGCGGCGTCGAGCCGAGGCCGGCGCGTCTTTTCATGTCTATTGGTAGAGATAAAAGTGGACGCGTCAACTGGAGAGCAGCCGACCTATTTCGAGTCGTTCGCTTTCGCGTTCATCTGCTCTTTTAAGCTGTCGAGCACCTTCGAATCCTCGAGGGTGGTGGTGTCGCCCGGGGTGCGACCGGCGGCGATATCGGCCAGCAGTCGGCGCATGATCTTGCCGCTGCGGGTCTTCGGCAGCGCCGGCGTGAAGCGAATCTCAGCCGGGCGCGCGATGGCGCCAATCTCGTGGACCACATGCTGCTTGAGGATATTCTCCAGGTCCTCGCCGGGCTTGTCATTTTCGAGGGTGACGAAGGCGACGATGGCCTGCCCCTTGAGGTCGTCGGGGCGCGCGACCACGGCCGCCTCGGTGACGTCGGGGTGGCTGACCAACGCGCTCTCGACCTCCATCGTGCCCAGGCGGTGGCCGCTGACATTGATGATGTCGTCGATGCGACCCATGATCCAAATATTGCCGTTGGCGTCGCGTCGCGCGCCATCGCCGGCCAGATATTTGTCGCCAAATCGGCCGAAATAGCCGGCCTTAAAGCGCGCGTCATTGCCATAAACGGTGCGCAGCATCGCCGGCCAGGGGCGTCGCACGATCAGCAGTCCGCCTTCGTCATCGCCGACCGAGTTGCCGTCGCGGTCGACCACGTCGGCCTCGATGCCCGGCAGCGCGCGGGTCGCGCTCCCCGGCACGGTGGGCGTAGCGCCGGGGATCGGCGAGATCATATGGCCGCCGGTCTCGGTCTGCCACCAGGTGTCGACGATGGGGCATTGATTGTGGCCGATATGCTCGCGGTACCACATCCACGCTTCCGGGTTGATCGGCTCACCGACCGACCCGAGCAACCGGAGGCTCGACAGGTCATGCTTGGCCGGCCACTCCTCGCCC encodes:
- a CDS encoding DUF4105 domain-containing protein codes for the protein MTHYLGCIAAILLVISLPFSAGAQAPESERLDGPRASYLRHLQLDADRLELDQRRQWRTLMHYQSRYFGGVKSHFDSPSFFLSEDGKVDARAELQATLAAFFEPARAVPPGERYDPKNEHPQCRFRARYQWLKEVLAFDAERLPEQDCPDYKEWSKTLGAESATLIFAASYINNPASMFGHTMLRLDRRPDAGSILTSYVVSFAAEPWTTNPFIYSVLGLSGGFDAQFSVLPFYVKTHEYSSMENRDLWEYHLNFEPEEFERLIAHIWEVQGNTIDYYYLDENCSFHLLTLLEVAKPSLRLSDNFPGAVIPTDTLRQVLDASGLSDRRNFRPAQRRQMLARRAALTVEEVKLAGQLGQAAKGKAEVLAALQDAPPARQVEVLDAAIALWSFNYGSDEQADKSWKYKLLAARGGLKTTSSEVEIVAPTPPEVGHKTARVSVAGGIAGAQDGFLELGVRPALHDLLTSDVGYSPLAQIEFLDLRLRVENFDTGIADTDIILQHFDLLEIISLSPLDAWIKKWSWGVKTGFDRTYRAQCPDYGCLVYDLAVGFGGTLEFGPLALYSLLDGEVALGSTFENNVRLSAGPRVGGLLALGSLARVHLEGRYRYPFLGEERWMNPIPWQGTAQPPWSARVTVSFQISRNFEARLNAVEGRRRAEAGASFHVYW